The Pseudobythopirellula maris genome has a window encoding:
- a CDS encoding ABC transporter substrate-binding protein: MPRSLSTACVLLLIFASPALAADRVTVALNWKAQPELGGFYQSVADGTYAAAGLDVTIRPGGPLVNNRPLLAVGRVDFLVGTNLLQAFDAVKQGIPTRVVAAMLQRDPQCLIAHPPSAEGGYDKWEELTRAPLLMAPPGRHSFFLWMESAHGFRREMLRPYNHSLAPFLAHKDWIQQGYATAEPKRVEEELGQEPRVFLLADHGWESYSTTIETRQELIDRRPELVQRFVDATILGWVRYLYGDNAAASRLIQRDNPDMTDGQIAYSLRKTKAWGLVDSGDALTRGVGVLRPERVKAFYEAMVAAGIYRADEIDPLKACTERFVGHGVGVAQRTKLLGEP; encoded by the coding sequence ATGCCACGATCACTTTCTACCGCGTGCGTGCTCCTGCTGATCTTCGCCTCCCCGGCGCTGGCCGCCGACCGGGTTACGGTCGCGCTCAACTGGAAGGCGCAGCCCGAGCTGGGAGGCTTCTACCAGTCGGTCGCCGACGGCACGTACGCCGCGGCCGGGTTGGACGTGACGATCCGCCCCGGCGGGCCGCTGGTCAACAACCGGCCGCTGCTGGCCGTGGGCCGCGTTGATTTCCTCGTCGGCACGAACCTGCTGCAAGCGTTCGACGCCGTGAAACAGGGCATCCCCACACGCGTCGTGGCGGCCATGCTGCAACGCGACCCGCAGTGCCTCATCGCCCACCCGCCTTCCGCCGAGGGAGGCTACGACAAGTGGGAGGAGCTCACGCGGGCGCCGCTGTTGATGGCCCCTCCCGGCCGGCACAGCTTCTTCCTCTGGATGGAGTCGGCCCACGGCTTCCGCCGCGAGATGCTGCGGCCTTACAACCACAGCTTGGCGCCGTTCCTCGCCCACAAGGATTGGATCCAGCAAGGCTACGCCACGGCCGAGCCCAAGCGGGTCGAGGAGGAATTGGGGCAAGAGCCGCGGGTCTTCCTGCTGGCCGATCATGGCTGGGAGAGTTACTCCACGACGATCGAAACCCGCCAGGAGTTGATCGACCGGCGGCCGGAACTGGTCCAGCGGTTCGTCGACGCGACGATCTTGGGCTGGGTCCGCTACCTTTACGGCGACAACGCCGCGGCCAGCCGGCTGATCCAGCGGGACAACCCCGACATGACCGACGGCCAGATCGCCTACTCGCTGCGCAAGACCAAGGCGTGGGGACTCGTCGACTCGGGCGACGCCCTCACGCGCGGCGTCGGCGTGCTGCGGCCCGAACGCGTCAAGGCGTTCTACGAGGCGATGGTCGCGGCGGGGATCTACCGGGCGGATGAGATCGACCCGCTGAAGGCCTGCACCGAACGCTTCGTCGGCCACGGCGTGGGAGTCGCGCAGCGCACCAAGTTGTTAGGCGAGCCGTGA
- a CDS encoding type II toxin-antitoxin system HicA family toxin, translating into MPKLPGVNHQDAIRALEKADFVVARQGKHTVMTDGERILTIPRHNPINAHTMGSIVRDAGLTVEEFRKLL; encoded by the coding sequence TTGCCGAAACTTCCTGGGGTCAATCACCAAGACGCGATCCGCGCATTGGAGAAGGCTGATTTCGTCGTAGCCAGGCAAGGCAAGCACACGGTCATGACCGACGGAGAGCGGATACTCACAATCCCGAGGCACAACCCGATTAACGCCCACACGATGGGATCAATCGTCCGCGATGCGGGGCTGACCGTTGAGGAATTCCGGAAGCTGCTCTGA
- the ruvA gene encoding Holliday junction branch migration protein RuvA, with amino-acid sequence MITKITGKLVAATGDTATLAAAPFEYEVLIPEFVRRQLQGRVGEKVSLHTLEYIDGDPSRGKLTPRLAGFLAAVEREFFEMFCQVDGVGVKKALRAMVRPVDELATLIEEQDVKGLSALPGIGPATAERVVAKLRRKAAKFALMVGRKLPEGGEVERDLLAEAFEILRTLGHSDADAHRLLEEAAGRKKKFKDVEALLHAVYEQRSA; translated from the coding sequence ATGATCACCAAAATCACCGGCAAACTGGTCGCCGCAACGGGCGACACCGCCACCCTCGCTGCGGCGCCGTTCGAGTACGAGGTGCTGATCCCCGAGTTCGTGCGACGGCAATTGCAGGGTCGCGTCGGTGAGAAGGTCAGTCTGCACACGCTCGAGTACATCGACGGCGACCCCAGCCGCGGCAAGCTCACGCCGCGGCTTGCTGGGTTTCTCGCCGCGGTGGAGCGCGAGTTCTTCGAGATGTTCTGCCAGGTCGACGGCGTCGGCGTCAAAAAGGCCCTGCGGGCGATGGTCCGTCCCGTCGACGAACTCGCCACACTGATCGAAGAGCAAGACGTCAAAGGCCTGTCGGCGCTGCCCGGCATCGGGCCGGCCACGGCCGAGCGGGTGGTCGCCAAGCTGCGCAGGAAAGCGGCCAAGTTCGCCCTGATGGTCGGTCGCAAGCTGCCTGAAGGGGGCGAGGTCGAGCGCGACCTGTTGGCCGAGGCGTTCGAGATCCTCCGCACTCTGGGGCACAGCGACGCCGACGCCCACCGCCTGCTGGAAGAGGCCGCCGGCCGCAAGAAGAAGTTCAAGGACGTCGAGGCGTTGCTGCACGCCGTGTACGAGCAACGCAGCGCTTGA
- a CDS encoding type II toxin-antitoxin system HicB family antitoxin, with translation MRYKISLQPSDEGVAASVLGLPGCHSQGANEEEAMANIQDAIREYLAVQNELWSERDVREVEVEA, from the coding sequence GTGCGATACAAGATCAGCTTGCAACCATCGGATGAGGGCGTCGCTGCGTCGGTGCTCGGTTTGCCTGGCTGCCATTCGCAGGGCGCCAACGAGGAAGAGGCGATGGCCAACATTCAAGACGCCATCCGCGAGTACCTAGCGGTACAGAACGAGCTCTGGTCCGAGCGTGACGTGCGTGAAGTGGAAGTGGAGGCGTAA
- a CDS encoding 2-isopropylmalate synthase gives MSEPRQITIFDTTLRDGEQSPGCSMNLSEKLEMAQALVELRVDVMEAGFPIASPGDFEAVKAIAGAVKGVQVCGLARCNDKDIDRAWEALKEAERPRIHVFLATSAIHREFKLKMGKEEIVRRAIEGVKRARNLCDNIEFSPEDAARTEIDFLCEVVEAAIDAGATTVNIPDTVGYATPVHMGGVIKSLVDRVPCIDKAVISCHCHNDLGLAVANSLACVENGAGQIECTVNGIGERAGNCSLEEVVMALRTRGDYYGADTGVHTQRLMPTSRLLSGITGMTVQRNKAIVGRNAFAHEAGIHQDGMLKNPTTYEIMRPEDVGFTKTDLVLGKHSGRAALADRATALGHPLAGDELDAVFAEFKKLADKKKEIYDADILALIEKKYAEKGQEWSLDAYEVKITTDGVPSATVTLRRGDDVVTDTFFGGDGPFDALFCVIEKITGAKVRVREFRIHSVTQGKDAQAESTIEAVEGNKRYRGRGVSTDSVEAGARAFVSLINRVLRGAGQEIDGPIESV, from the coding sequence ATGTCCGAACCACGCCAGATCACGATCTTCGACACCACGCTCCGCGACGGCGAGCAATCGCCCGGCTGCAGCATGAACCTGAGCGAGAAGCTCGAGATGGCTCAGGCGCTCGTCGAGCTGCGCGTTGACGTCATGGAGGCGGGCTTCCCGATCGCCTCGCCGGGCGACTTCGAGGCCGTCAAGGCGATCGCCGGCGCCGTGAAAGGCGTGCAGGTCTGCGGCCTGGCCCGTTGCAACGACAAAGACATCGACCGCGCGTGGGAGGCTCTCAAGGAAGCCGAGCGGCCGCGGATCCACGTGTTTCTCGCCACGAGCGCGATCCACCGCGAGTTCAAGCTCAAGATGGGCAAGGAGGAGATCGTCCGGCGGGCGATCGAGGGCGTCAAACGGGCCAGGAACCTGTGCGACAACATCGAGTTCTCGCCCGAGGACGCGGCCCGCACCGAGATCGACTTCTTGTGCGAGGTGGTCGAGGCGGCGATCGACGCCGGCGCCACGACCGTGAACATCCCCGACACGGTCGGCTACGCCACGCCCGTGCACATGGGCGGCGTGATCAAGTCGCTCGTCGACCGCGTGCCCTGCATCGACAAGGCGGTGATCAGCTGCCACTGCCACAACGACCTGGGCCTCGCCGTGGCCAACAGCTTGGCGTGTGTGGAGAACGGCGCCGGGCAGATCGAGTGCACGGTGAACGGCATCGGCGAGCGGGCCGGCAACTGCTCGCTCGAGGAGGTCGTGATGGCGCTGCGCACGCGGGGCGACTACTACGGCGCCGACACCGGGGTGCACACCCAGCGGCTTATGCCCACCAGCCGGTTGCTCTCGGGCATCACCGGCATGACGGTGCAACGCAACAAGGCGATTGTCGGTCGCAACGCGTTCGCCCACGAGGCGGGCATCCACCAAGACGGGATGCTCAAGAACCCCACGACCTACGAGATCATGCGGCCCGAGGACGTCGGGTTCACCAAGACCGACCTCGTGCTGGGCAAGCACAGCGGCCGGGCCGCCTTGGCCGACCGCGCCACGGCGCTCGGCCACCCGCTCGCCGGCGACGAGCTCGACGCGGTGTTCGCCGAGTTCAAGAAGCTCGCCGACAAGAAGAAGGAGATCTACGACGCCGATATCTTGGCCTTGATTGAAAAGAAGTACGCCGAGAAGGGCCAGGAGTGGTCGCTCGACGCGTACGAGGTGAAGATCACGACCGACGGCGTGCCGAGCGCCACCGTCACGCTGCGTCGCGGCGACGACGTGGTGACCGACACGTTCTTCGGCGGCGACGGGCCGTTCGACGCGCTGTTCTGTGTCATCGAGAAGATCACCGGCGCCAAGGTGCGGGTCCGCGAGTTCCGCATCCACAGCGTCACCCAAGGCAAAGACGCCCAGGCCGAATCGACCATCGAGGCGGTCGAGGGCAACAAGCGCTACCGCGGCCGCGGCGTGTCGACCGACTCGGTCGAGGCGGGCGCCCGGGCGTTTGTGAGCCTCATCAACCGCGTGCTGCGCGGGGCGGGGCAAGAGATCGACGGGCCGATCGAATCGGTCTAA
- a CDS encoding calcium/sodium antiporter, whose amino-acid sequence MDPLIYLWIALGMLGLIGGGELLVRGASNLALAAKMPPLVIGLTVVALGTSAPELAASIKACLAGASDLAVGNVVGSNLANLLLVLGASAIAAPLAVNIKLFRLDIPVMIGVATALYLMGRDGVLSAGEGMLMTFGLAGYLGWTVYEGRRESKRLSKEFEGLTPLPEGSPTSVKFLVTSVVMFLVGLVTLIVGADWLVFGCRELALAFGVSDLVVGLTVVAIGTSMPELVISVLACLRGKRDLAVGNVVGSNILNVLAVLGISSTVAPAGIVVDAPSLAFHVPLMIAVSAACMPIFLSGLSITRGEGVAMLLFYFAYIGFLVYQSVVTKTQPGVTELLWFLAPLALGLLAVLAVSRREKAMRLG is encoded by the coding sequence TTGGACCCGCTGATTTACCTCTGGATCGCCCTCGGCATGCTCGGCCTCATCGGCGGGGGAGAGCTGCTCGTGCGCGGGGCTTCGAACCTCGCGCTGGCGGCCAAGATGCCGCCGCTCGTGATTGGGCTCACGGTGGTGGCGCTCGGCACCAGCGCGCCGGAGCTGGCAGCCTCGATCAAGGCCTGCCTGGCGGGCGCCAGCGACTTGGCCGTGGGCAACGTCGTGGGGAGCAACCTGGCGAACCTGCTGCTGGTGCTCGGCGCCTCGGCGATCGCCGCCCCGTTGGCGGTGAACATCAAGCTCTTCCGGCTCGACATCCCGGTGATGATCGGCGTGGCGACGGCGCTCTACCTGATGGGCCGCGACGGCGTGCTCAGCGCCGGCGAGGGGATGCTGATGACCTTTGGGCTGGCCGGCTACCTCGGCTGGACCGTCTACGAGGGCCGCCGCGAGTCGAAGCGGCTCAGCAAGGAGTTCGAAGGGCTCACGCCGCTCCCCGAGGGCTCGCCGACCAGCGTGAAGTTCCTCGTGACGAGCGTCGTGATGTTCCTCGTCGGGCTCGTCACGCTCATCGTCGGCGCCGACTGGCTCGTCTTCGGCTGCCGCGAGCTGGCCCTGGCGTTCGGCGTGAGCGACCTGGTGGTGGGGCTCACCGTGGTGGCGATCGGCACGTCGATGCCGGAGCTGGTGATCTCGGTCCTGGCGTGCCTGCGTGGCAAGCGCGACCTGGCGGTGGGCAACGTCGTGGGGAGCAACATCCTCAACGTCCTGGCGGTGCTGGGGATCTCGTCCACCGTGGCGCCGGCGGGGATCGTGGTCGACGCCCCGTCGCTGGCGTTCCACGTGCCGCTGATGATCGCCGTGTCGGCCGCCTGCATGCCGATCTTCCTCAGCGGGCTGTCGATCACCCGCGGCGAAGGGGTGGCGATGCTGCTGTTCTACTTCGCCTACATCGGCTTTCTGGTCTACCAGAGCGTGGTGACGAAAACGCAGCCGGGTGTCACCGAGCTGCTGTGGTTCCTGGCGCCGCTGGCGCTGGGGCTGCTGGCCGTGCTCGCCGTGTCGCGCCGCGAGAAGGCGATGAGGCTCGGCTAG
- the cysS gene encoding cysteine--tRNA ligase — translation MSASTQDAPQAKAAAHPSLQVYDTLTKKKRPFETVEPGKVGVYLCGPTVYDKAHIGHMVGPVIFDCIKRYLSHCGYKVFWVVNITDVDDKLIKKANERGITMLEVAEENIQDYNDNLAALGVDQIDAFPRATDCMDEIVALVESLVERGFAYASEGDVYFDVGKDREYGKLSNRTVDALQGDGGGQAERKRHAADFALWKGAKPGEPSWPSPWGDGRPGWHIECSAMSKKLLGETFDIHGGGLDLVFPHHENEVAQSECCHGKPMVTYWAHNGLLRSDPSAGKIGGKSDRDGADTAGDADATGDASAGGKMSRSKGAGGLAELIGRQGGERIRFFLLRTHYRSTVLFSEPAIEEAGVGLDTFYRFFKRYERVTGSSFYALSAPKSREAGAIAAGQCNLLDRVAELRTKFLAAMDDDFNTGGAIGELFELARVLNKHCDDAGLETKEAAGRDLEAFRTATKTLKELASVLGVFIEPPASAAGGGELLGQVMQLVIDLRAESRKAKNFAVADAIRDGLKPTGIVLEDRAGGTEWEGGDADALEGVMQMLIELRATSRQNKDFATADALRDRLTAIGVTIEDRPGGAEWTAAS, via the coding sequence ATGTCCGCCAGCACCCAAGACGCCCCGCAAGCCAAGGCCGCCGCGCACCCCTCGCTGCAGGTCTACGACACGCTCACCAAGAAGAAGCGGCCGTTCGAGACCGTCGAGCCGGGCAAGGTCGGCGTCTACCTCTGCGGGCCGACCGTGTACGACAAGGCCCACATCGGCCACATGGTCGGGCCGGTCATTTTCGACTGCATCAAACGCTACTTGAGCCATTGCGGCTACAAGGTCTTCTGGGTGGTGAATATCACTGACGTGGACGACAAGCTGATCAAGAAGGCCAACGAGCGCGGCATCACGATGCTCGAGGTGGCCGAGGAGAACATCCAAGACTACAACGACAACCTCGCCGCGCTCGGCGTCGATCAGATCGACGCCTTCCCGCGCGCCACCGACTGCATGGACGAGATCGTCGCGCTAGTCGAGTCGCTCGTCGAGCGCGGGTTCGCCTACGCCTCCGAGGGCGACGTTTACTTCGATGTCGGCAAGGACCGCGAGTACGGCAAGCTCTCGAACCGCACGGTCGACGCACTGCAGGGCGACGGCGGCGGCCAGGCCGAGCGCAAGCGGCACGCGGCCGACTTCGCACTCTGGAAGGGCGCCAAGCCGGGCGAGCCGAGTTGGCCGAGCCCCTGGGGCGACGGCAGGCCGGGGTGGCACATCGAGTGCTCGGCGATGAGCAAGAAGCTGCTCGGCGAAACCTTCGACATCCACGGCGGCGGGCTCGACCTGGTGTTCCCCCACCACGAGAACGAGGTCGCTCAGAGCGAGTGCTGCCACGGCAAGCCGATGGTCACCTACTGGGCCCACAACGGCTTGCTGAGGAGCGACCCCTCGGCGGGCAAGATCGGCGGCAAGTCGGACCGCGACGGCGCCGACACTGCTGGCGACGCCGATGCAACCGGGGATGCGAGCGCCGGCGGCAAGATGAGCCGCAGCAAGGGCGCGGGCGGGCTGGCCGAGTTGATCGGCCGCCAAGGTGGCGAGCGGATCCGCTTCTTCCTCCTGCGCACCCACTACCGCAGCACGGTGCTGTTCAGCGAGCCAGCGATCGAGGAGGCGGGGGTCGGGCTCGACACGTTCTACCGGTTCTTCAAACGCTACGAGCGCGTGACCGGCTCGAGCTTCTACGCCCTCTCGGCGCCCAAGTCGCGTGAGGCGGGCGCCATCGCCGCTGGCCAGTGCAACCTGCTCGACCGCGTCGCCGAGCTGCGGACCAAATTCCTTGCCGCGATGGACGACGACTTCAACACCGGCGGCGCCATCGGCGAGCTGTTCGAGCTCGCCCGCGTGCTCAACAAGCACTGCGACGACGCCGGCCTGGAGACCAAGGAGGCGGCCGGCCGCGACTTGGAAGCCTTCCGCACCGCCACCAAAACACTGAAGGAATTGGCGAGCGTGCTGGGCGTGTTCATCGAGCCGCCCGCCTCGGCCGCCGGCGGCGGCGAGCTGCTCGGCCAGGTCATGCAGCTGGTGATCGACCTGCGGGCCGAGTCGCGTAAGGCGAAGAATTTTGCGGTCGCCGACGCTATCCGCGACGGCCTGAAGCCCACCGGCATCGTGCTCGAAGACCGCGCCGGGGGCACCGAATGGGAAGGGGGCGACGCCGACGCATTGGAGGGCGTGATGCAGATGCTGATCGAGCTCCGCGCCACGAGCCGCCAGAACAAAGACTTCGCCACGGCCGACGCCCTTCGCGATCGCCTCACGGCGATCGGCGTCACGATCGAAGACCGCCCCGGCGGGGCCGAATGGACCGCGGCCAGCTAA
- a CDS encoding TIGR04222 domain-containing membrane protein: MTRNPPRALLDDDLWRRLEAFRLDEPGAALPMTHRLAQENGWSLDFAERVTREYKRFVYLAMTAGHVVCPSDEVDQAWHLHLTYTHSYWEGLCRGVLGKPLHHNPTRGGADETDKFIGLYNQTLASYRAAFSEAPPEDVWPRAEARFGRREKVLVDRRAAWVVPKPWRVDRGRPLVVAACLIAIGPPLAAGATLNPLDFDGPRFLSFYIPLCLFAAVAAMVCRFALRKPDDPSARLGSEDAETIGALRGRWQGAFHAALAGLMAEEAIEFEKDGAFLQGKTYLVRARRQPLPEDSPLRRSILESTQDRGMNLSHLGPASRPEARRIVERLKDEGLLEAPASYASVRTVCGLLLGSAWLLGVAKLVGGISRDKPVGWLVVSVVVMTIVYALIASMPRQTRTGKRLLKQLQRKREVLKLRAEQKTSGLGAEELALAVGLFGLSACHAPELKQFQRSLSTTAAINGGCSASGCGGDGSDGGGGCGGGCGGCGGD, encoded by the coding sequence ATGACCCGCAACCCACCCAGAGCCTTGCTCGACGACGACCTCTGGCGCCGCCTCGAGGCGTTCCGGCTCGACGAGCCGGGCGCCGCGCTGCCGATGACCCACCGGCTGGCGCAGGAGAACGGCTGGTCGCTCGACTTCGCCGAGCGGGTCACGCGCGAGTACAAGCGGTTCGTCTACCTGGCGATGACCGCCGGCCATGTCGTTTGCCCCTCGGATGAGGTGGATCAGGCGTGGCACCTGCACTTGACCTACACACACAGCTACTGGGAGGGCCTCTGCCGGGGCGTTTTGGGCAAGCCACTGCACCATAACCCGACCCGAGGCGGCGCCGACGAGACTGACAAATTCATCGGTCTCTACAACCAGACGCTGGCGAGCTACCGCGCAGCGTTCAGTGAAGCGCCGCCCGAGGACGTTTGGCCGAGAGCCGAGGCGCGCTTTGGTCGGCGTGAGAAAGTGCTCGTTGACCGCCGCGCGGCGTGGGTCGTGCCCAAGCCGTGGCGGGTCGATCGCGGCCGTCCGCTCGTCGTCGCCGCTTGCCTGATCGCGATCGGCCCGCCGCTCGCCGCCGGAGCGACGCTCAACCCGTTGGATTTCGACGGGCCGCGGTTTCTCTCGTTCTATATTCCGCTCTGTCTGTTCGCGGCCGTGGCGGCGATGGTCTGCCGGTTCGCCTTGCGCAAGCCCGACGACCCGAGCGCCCGGCTCGGCAGCGAAGACGCTGAGACCATTGGCGCCCTGCGCGGCAGGTGGCAGGGTGCGTTCCATGCCGCGCTCGCCGGGTTGATGGCCGAGGAGGCCATCGAATTCGAGAAAGACGGCGCCTTCCTGCAAGGGAAGACTTATCTCGTCCGCGCGCGGCGCCAGCCGTTGCCCGAAGACAGCCCGCTGCGTCGGTCGATCCTTGAATCGACCCAAGACCGAGGGATGAATCTCAGCCATCTTGGCCCGGCGTCACGGCCCGAAGCCCGCCGCATCGTTGAGCGCCTGAAGGACGAAGGCTTGTTAGAGGCGCCTGCGTCTTACGCGTCGGTGAGGACCGTCTGCGGGTTGCTGCTCGGTTCCGCCTGGTTGTTGGGGGTCGCCAAATTGGTCGGCGGAATCAGCCGCGACAAGCCAGTCGGCTGGCTCGTTGTTTCGGTCGTGGTGATGACGATCGTTTATGCACTGATCGCGTCGATGCCCCGCCAGACACGCACCGGCAAACGCCTGCTGAAGCAGTTGCAACGCAAGCGTGAAGTCTTGAAGCTGCGAGCCGAGCAAAAAACCTCCGGGTTGGGCGCCGAAGAACTCGCCCTAGCGGTTGGCCTGTTCGGGCTGTCGGCATGCCACGCGCCCGAGCTCAAGCAGTTTCAGCGATCGTTGTCGACCACGGCCGCCATCAATGGCGGCTGCAGCGCTAGCGGGTGCGGGGGGGACGGATCCGACGGCGGCGGTGGTTGCGGGGGCGGCTGTGGCGGATGCGGGGGCGATTAA
- the ruvC gene encoding crossover junction endodeoxyribonuclease RuvC → MRILGIDPGLNTTGYGVIDCAPRKVRLVEAGVVRGGKGKSLAHRVGEIHAGLTDVIESLKPESVALEELYSHYERPKTAILMGHARGVIVLAATQAGLPVKHYAATQVKRIVTGAGRAPKAQVQLAIQRELDLPNLPEPSDVADALAIAITHWYLSCQPSAVSGQL, encoded by the coding sequence ATGCGTATCCTCGGCATTGACCCCGGACTGAACACCACCGGCTATGGCGTGATCGACTGTGCGCCCCGCAAGGTGCGGCTCGTCGAGGCGGGCGTCGTGCGCGGCGGCAAGGGCAAGTCGCTCGCTCACCGGGTCGGCGAGATCCACGCCGGGCTCACGGACGTGATCGAGTCGCTCAAGCCCGAGTCGGTTGCGCTCGAAGAGCTCTACTCACACTACGAGCGGCCGAAGACGGCGATCTTGATGGGCCACGCCCGCGGCGTGATCGTGCTGGCCGCCACGCAAGCGGGCCTGCCCGTGAAGCACTACGCCGCCACGCAGGTGAAGCGCATCGTCACCGGCGCCGGCCGGGCGCCGAAGGCCCAGGTGCAGCTCGCCATCCAGCGAGAGTTGGACCTGCCCAATCTCCCCGAGCCCTCCGACGTGGCCGACGCCCTGGCGATCGCGATTACACACTGGTATTTGAGCTGTCAGCCGTCAGCGGTCAGCGGCCAGCTTTGA